Below is a genomic region from Thermochromatium tepidum ATCC 43061.
GTTGCCGAGGCTCACCATGTAGTCGCCAGCAGCCTCGCCGAAGACGTTGTTTTCGGCGAAGTCCCAAAGCATCGGAATGGCCTGACGTCCGAACAGGTTGCGGACCTGAGTCTTGGTCACTTCCCATCGGCAGAGTGCGTTGCAGATGTCAGTCAGCCTGCTCAAAGCGATGCCCAAATACACCCCCACCGCCTCCGCATACGCCGTGGCGCCGGTGCCGCCGTCGCGAAGCGGCTGGCCGTCGTCGGGGAGCCCCGCGGCGATGGCGTCGCGCTGGACCCGCGCCATCGCCTCGCCCACCAGGTCCGAGAACGTAGTCAGCGCCACGAGCTGGCGGGGGGTGAAGAGGTCGCTCCAGGTCCTCAGGCCGTAGGGCACGCAGGTCCCACCCGTGAGTCTCGCAGGCACGTCGCCCTCCGGCCTCCACTCCGGCTTCGCCTGCCGCGCCGCCGCCTCGTGCTCCGGCGTCGGCGCGAGATACACCCGCCCGCGCTCACCCTCGGCGACGATCGCCATCAGCCGCGCGCCCATGCGTCCGGCCCGGCCCTCGGCCTTGATGTAATCGCCCGCGATCGGCGTGCCCGACATCAGGCAGCGGAAGTTCGCGCCGCGAGCGAGCTTGGTGCCGTTCTTCGCCGCCTCGGCATCCTTGGGCTTGCCCACCTTCACGGTGAAGCGATAGCCGCCGCCTTCGATCACCGGCTCGACGTAGGCCTCCTTGCCGGCCTTGGTGGAGAGCATGAAGGTCGAGGCGAGAGGCACCTCCACGTGGGCGAAGGCGGGGTTGGGGCTTCTCACCGTGCGCGCCCACAGCCAGGCGATCACGGTGAGCTGCTGGCCGACCAGCGGTTTGAGATCCGGGCGGTCGGCGGCCATCTCTGGCGTCACCTCGATTTTGGGGTAGAGGTGGCCGATGCGGCGCTCGGCCTCGTCGCGCATCCACTGGCCGTAGTGGCGCACGTCCTCGGCCAGCCCCTGCGCGCCTTTCCACTCGCGAGCGAATAGCGTGTAGGACTTAGGACTTAGCGAGGACTTAGGACTTAGCGGGGGTCGCGCATCTTCTTGCGAAGAGTGCTCAGAATCTTCCCCGTCTCGTTCATCAACCCTCTGAGGGTCTGCGTCTTGTCCACTGGAAACCAGCCAAGTTCCTCGCAGAGCGTCAGAAGCGTCTCGGTCTCCGCCAGGGAGCCTTGGGCGATCGCCAAGAAGTGCGCCCGATCCTTCTCTGTCTCCCGAGTCCATCCTTCCGCGATGTTCGCCGGGACCGACGTGGCCGCCCGCGTGATCTGCGAGCGCATTCCGTAGGTCTCTTCCTTCGGCAAATTCGGGGCCAGGCGATAAACTTCTTTCGCAAGGTCCATCGCCTTTTGCCAAACCATCAGTTCTCGATAGTGCAGCCCCATCTCGTCCCCTGCTATATCCTAAATCCTCAGTCCTAGGTCCTAAATCCTGAGTCCTACTTTCTGGATTGACCGGCGGTCGGCCCGCGAACTTCGGCGGGATCTCGATCATCGCCTTGTTGATCAGCACCGCCACCGGGTTCAGGTCGCTGGCGTAGGCTTCGAGCCCGAGCCGCTGCGCCTCCAGCGGCAGCGCCCCGCCACCGGCGAAGGGGTCGTGGAAGGCGGGCAGCTTGTGGCGGTCGAACAGTTCTTTCGCCCGCGGATGGTCCGCATGCTCGGCGCAGGCGCGGCGCCAGCTCTGCCAGATCTCGGCCCGCGCGCGCTCGATCACCTGCTCGTTCGTGGTGTTCTCCCACTGCACCAGGTCCTCGATGATGCGGAACAGCCGCTGGCGCTCCTTTTGCTGCTCGCGCTCGGTCGGAAAGAGGTCGGGGAGGCTCGACGGGTCATCGACCATCTGCGCGAAGATCACCGCCCGCGCCGCGGCCAGCGGGCGGCGCGCCCACCACAAGTGCAAGGTGCTCGGGTGGCCGTGGCGGATCGACTTCTCGCGCGCGGCGGCCTGGTTGATGGCTTCGAGCGGCAGGGCGACTTCGATGAGTTTTTTCTTGGGGGTCATGGGGTCTTGGCCAGGTAGTAACGGCGTCGCGGATCGCGCGGGCCGGTGCCGATTTCACGCACCAGGCCGCGCTCGCATTCGGGGGGCTTGCCCTGCGGGCGGCGGAGCAGATCGTTGGGGGTCATGACCGTGAAATCTACTCTGAAGCCGCGACGGCGATCAAACTTCCGAGCTGCGCGGCCGGGCTAGCGCGGCGCCTCCGCACGGGCCAGCAACTCGGCAAAGTCGTAGTTCACACTCGTAACCCCGAAATCCGGCTCGCGGTTGAACGGCTGGCGCACGTAGTGCACCTTGTGATTCTTGTCGTCGAGAAATTCGACGATGGCGAGGATGAAGTCCTCGGGTTTGTTCAGTGAGTAGAGGATTTCGTTGCGGGTCACCGTGATGGTGGGTGCGCCGGATACCCGGCCTTTCACTTCGATGAAGCGCAGGCGGCCCGTGCCGGGCACGCGGCTTTCGATGTCGTAGCCAAGCTTGTCGAACTCCCGGTCCACGGGTTCAAATCCCAGCCGCCGTTCGACGTCCATGACGATCGCGCGCGCCCGGGCGGCGGCGGCCTGCGTATCGGTGGGCACGGCGCGAGCCGGCGCGGCACGCCCGGCCGCTTTGGCGAGCAGACCCATCGGCACGACGACGACCCCGCCCACCACCACCGGCGGCAGCGCCGAGACCTGGGCCTCGCGGTCCAGTTCGGCGAGTCGCCGCTCGAGACGCGACTGCAGTTCATCGGCCCGGCGGCGTGCCTCCTGCGAGTTGAGCCGCGCGCCGGCCTTGCCCGCCTGTTCCTGGAGCCTGAGCGCTTCGGCGCGGTGGTCCCAGTAGGCGATCTCCTTGGTGAGGCGGTCCTTGACCGCCGTGCGCGTCTTTTCGATCCATGCCAGGCGCCGTTCGCGCACTTCGCGCACGTGCTCGGGAACGACGCTGGCGATGGCATGGCTCTGTGCACGGGCTTCCAGCTCGCGCGTGATCCACGCCATCTCGGGTCGGGCCAGCAGGGTCGCGGCGTCGGGTTCGCTGGCCGCCAGCGGGCGGTAGTCGAGGTAGGGTGCGTAGTTGAGGCGCCGCATGCGACCGTCGGCGTCCATCTCGACGTAGAGCATGCGGCGCGAGATGGTGCGCCGCTCGCCGGCCGCGGTGAGGCTCGCATCCTGAATGGCGTGCTCGAGGAAGAAGAGCACGCGCGGGCTCGTGCCGGAATCGCGCTCGTCCACCAGCACCGTGCCCCGCTTCATCAGGTCGCGCTGGCGCTCGAGCGTCAAGTCCAGCACCGCGTCGAGCAGCGGGTGGCCGGGGCAGACGAACGCGGCGAGCGGCTGGCCCGGGGGCGCGATCAGATCCTTTTCGAAGACGATGCGCTCATAACGCGCGAGCACCGGATCGCCCGCGCCGATGAGGCGGTCGCGGTTGCGTACCAATGCCGGCACGTGGGTGATTTCGTAACGGCGTGGCTCGCGTTGCTTGGAACTGCCGCCGAGTTGCTTGAAGGCTTCGAGAAAGAAGGATTCGATGTAGTGCGGCTGCAGGCGCCGCGCCTCGGCGCGCTCCATGTCTTCGCGGATGCGCTGCACGCGGCTGGCGTCCATGCTGTCATGCACCAGTTGGCGCTCGTCGAGCAGGGATTGCAGGTGGGTCTTGTCCAGCGCCGTATCGAGCACGGTGGTGAGATACGCTTTGACCTCGGGCCGCTCGCCATGACGGATGGCTTCGATCATCAGCTCGCGCAGCGGCCGGCCCTCGAACTGCAGCTTGCCCAGCACATCGAACACCCGGCCGCCCAGCGCACGGCGCGCTTCGTCGAGCTTCTCCAGCAGGCGCCGATAGACGTCGCCCTCGCGCGTGTCCTCGGCCACCAGGTTCCACAGGTAGCAGATTTCGGTCTGGCCGATGCGGTGGATACGCCCGAAGCGTTGTTCGAGCCGGTTGGGGTTCCACGGCAGGTCGTAGTTGACCATGAGGTGCGCGCGCTGCAGGTTGATGCCCTCGCCGGCGGCATCGGTGGCCAGCAGTACCTTGACCTGTGGGTCGTGCTGGAACGATTCCTGCGCCTTGAGGCGCTCTTCGCGGCCGGTGCCGCCGTGGATGACGACCACGGCTTCCTCCCGGCCCAGGAAGCGGCTGATGCGGTCTTGCAAATAGTGGAGCGTGTCGCGGTGTTCGGTGAAGATGACGAGCTTTTGGTGCGGCGAAGGCTTGGGCGGCGGGATTGGGTCCGATCCGTAGGGCGCGGCGGGTTCCTCGGCGCGCAGCCCTGAGGCCAAGGCCGCCGGTGTGAAGATTTCCCCCAGCAGGCTGGCCAGTTCCGTCCACTTGGTATCGCTGCCGCTGCGACGCACGGCGAGCGCCTGGGCTTCGAGTGTTCGGAGCATATCAATCTCGATGCGCAGTTCCGGGATAGTGCGCGCGGCGGTGGCCTGGTCGAGGATTTCTTTTTCGAAGGCCTCGACTTCGTTGTCCGGGGCGTCTTCAAGGTCGTCGATGTCTTCGGCGCTGAGCTCGGCAACTGCCGGCAGTGTCGGTGACGCTTGCCCCGCGCGTTGCAGGATTTCGAGTTCGCCAAGACGCGACTCCAGCCTCTCGCGGCGTCGGCGCAAGGACTGGTAGATCGCTTCCGAAGACGAGGCTAGACGCCGTTGCAGGATGGTCAGCGCAAACCCCACGGTGCCGGCGCGCTTGTCGTTCTCCAGCGCTTCGGCGCGGTTGAACTCGTTGCGCACGTATTCGGTGACGGCCGTGTAGAGCGCCGCCTCTTGCGGCGAGAGGCGGTAGGGCACGGTATAGGCGAGGCGCGGGGGAAACAGCGGCGTGCCGTCGGACTTGCGCAGGTCTTCCTTAACCATGCGCCGCATGAGATCCGACACATCGGCGGAGTGCACGCCGTCGCGGTATTTGCCCTCGAAGCGGTCGCCATCGAGCAGAGCCATGAAGAGCTGGAAGTCGGCCTCTTTGCCGTTGTGCGGGGTGGCCGTCATCAGCAAGAGGTGGCGCGTGAGGCCGCCAAGCAGTTGGCCCAGCCGATAGCGCTTGGTGTATTTGATCTCGCCGCCGAAATACGCAGCCGACATTTTGTGCGCTTCGTCGCAAACCACGAGGTCCCAGCGGCACTCGGGCGCTTGCAGTTTCCGCTGCACGTCTTCATCGCGCGCGAGCTTGTCGAGCCGGGCGATGACCAGGTTGGTCTCCATGAACCAGTTGCCGGTGCGCGCTGCTTCGAGCTTGTCGTTGGTGAGGATCTCGAAGGGCAGGTGAAAGCGCCGGTAGAGCTCGTCCTGCCATTGCTCGGCCAGACTACCTGGGCAGACGATCAGGCAACGCTGCAAGTCGCCGCGCGCGACCAGTTCCTTGATGAGCAGACCGGCCATGATGGTCTTGCCGGCGCCGGGGTCATCGGCGAGCAGAAAGCGCAAGGGCTGACGCGGCAGCATCGCCTCATAGACGGCCGTAATCTGGTGCGGCAGCGGCTCGACGATGGAGGTATGAACGGCGAGCACCGGGTCGAAGAGATGCGCCAGCCGGATGCGCTGGGCTTCGGAGACCAAACGGAAGAGCGCGCCATCGCCATCGAAACTCCACGGGCGGCCTTGTTCGACGAGTTCCAACGAGGGTTCGCTGTCGCGATAGACGAGCTGGTTGGCCACCCGCCCGTCGGCGGTTTTATAGGTCAGCTCCAGCGCTTCGGAACCGAACCACTGCACGCTGACCACGGTGACCAGCGCGTCGGGGACGATGCCGCGCACGATCGTATGGGGCTGGAGTCGTTCGAGTTTCATCATCGCGCTGTGTTTCTGCTCTCGCCTAACCCGCCACCATCAGCACCAGCGCCCGCCAACGGGCCGCGTCGCGCAGAACCCGCCACAGCGTCGTCAGGTGATGTTCGTGACCGGCTTCCGGATGCACAGCGAGCGCCATCAACGCGCACCTGGCCGAGCGCGGCCTGTTTGTTGATGCGCCAGGGCACCATCGTGGACGCCATGCTCATTGCCGCGCCCAGCTCCACCAAGAACCACACGGGTGAGCGCGACCCCGAGATGCACCAAACCAAGAAGGGCAACCAGTGTCACTTCGGGATGAAGGCCCACGTCGGGGCGGATGCGAAGTCGGGCCTGGTGCACACGGTAATGGGTACGGCGGCCAACATCAATGATGTGACCCAGGCGCATGCCCTGCTGCATGGCTAGGAGTCGGATGTCTTTGCCGATGCGGGCGATCGGGGCGTGGACAAGCGTGAAGAGGTCCAGCGCCAACACCCGAATGTGTGCTGGCATGTGGCCATGATGCCGGGCAAGAGACGCAGACTGACCAAAGACAGCCCTCTGGGGGTCGTCCTTGACCGGCTCGAACAGACCAAGGCCCGCATCCGGCCAAGGGTGAGCATGCGTTTCACGTGATCGAGGATCTGTTTGGACATCCGCAAGACCCGCTATCGCGGCCTGCTCAAGAACACGCACCACCTGCACACGCCCTTTGCACTGGCCAATGTGGTGCTGGCTGGCAGGCTTGGCCTGCGCCCACGGGGGCAAAGTGCGCCCTGATGGGTGCAGAGAGGCCCGCTGCAGCCCCCATTGGGGGGCAAATGAGGGCCCCGTCCGGGGCGATTGAGCCAAAAGAGCGCTCATTGCACACGGGTTGATCAGTTTCGGGTGCCAAGCATCAAGGGCGGCGGTGTGAGGCAGTTGTTCAGCGTTTCCCTAAGCGGTTTAATGGGGTGAGCGAAGCCAGGGTTGATCGCTTCTACTGAGTGAGGAGCCACCTAAATCCCGAGTAGAGCCCAAGCCCCAAGCCATCGGCCAGCAGATCGAGCCAAGAGGCGTCGCGATACGTCAATCCAGATTGCAACGCCTCGATGAGCAGGGCGTAACCGAGCAACCAGCCCCAGCGCATCCAGGCCCGGGCGCGCCCCGGCCAGCCGCCGTCGGCGAGCCAGGCCAGCACCAGGAAGGCCAGCAGATGATTGGCCTTGTCATCGCCGAGCCCAGTCACCGGTCTGACGGGGGCCAGGGCCAGATAGAGCACGGCCAGCAGACAGACCACCAGGGCGAGGCGATAGAGCGGCTTGGGGCTCTCGCAAGACATGCCTACCTCAAGCAGCCAGTAACGGCGAGATTCAGATTCAGCCATAACGGATCAGCCAAAATGGATCTTCGCCTCCAGATTGGGCGCCGAATCGGCATTGGCCAGCGCCTCTTCCAGGGTGATGGTACCAGCGTTGTAGAGCGCCAACAGCGCATCGTCAAAGGTGCACATGCCGCCGGCGGTGCTCTCCTGCATCGCCTCGTTAATGGATTCGACCCGTCCGTCGCGGATCAGGTCGGCGATGTGCGGCGTGTTGACGAGGATCTCGATCGCCGCGCAACGCGAGCCGTCCTTGGTGCGCACCAGACGCTGCGACAGGATGGCGCGCATATAGACCGAAAGATCCATGAACAGCGTCTTGTGCATCTCCTGCGGAAACAGGTTGATGATGCGTTCCAGCGCCTGATAGGCATTGTTGGCATGCAGGGTCGAGATCGCCAGATGGCCGGTGCCGGCCAGCTCGATGGCTGCCTCCATGGTTTCGCGAGTGCGGATCTCACCGATCAGCACCACGTCCGGGGCCTCGCGCAGCACGCTCTTGAGGGCATTGGCATAGCCCTTGGTGTCGATGCCGATCTCACGCTGGCTGACGATGCACTGCCGGTGTCTGTGGGTGAATTCGATCGGATCCTCGATGGTGACGATGTGTCCAGTCGAATGGCGGTTGCGGTGGTCGATCATGGCCGCAAGCGTGGTCGACTTGCCCGAGCCTGTCGCCCCAACCATGAGGATAATCCCACGTTTGTGCATGATGAGCTCAGAGAGGATCGGCGGTGCCTTCAGTTCTTCGAGCGTCGGCACCTCGGACCGGATATAGCGCAACACCATCGCCGGGTGGCCACGCTGGAAATAGGCGTTGACACGAAAGCGCGCCCTGCCTTCGAGCGCAATGGCAAAGTCGAGTTCGCGCTCGCGTCTTAGTTCCTCGATCTGCTCGGGGGTCATGATGCCCTCGATGGCCTGGTGACAGGCGTCGGCAGTCAATACCGTCTCGCCGACCGAGCGGATGACGCCCTCGATCTTGATCTTGACCTGGGTGCCTGGGGCGAAGAACAGGTCCGATGCCTTGTGCTTGATCATGAGCTCGAGATACGGCTTGATATCCATGGCGGCTTACCGTCGCAGCGCGTTATCGATTCGGCGTGAAGGGTGTCGGCGGGTCTTCGATGGTCGAGACTGGCGAGGGCCCACCGAATCTATTCGAATCCGGATCGTCCTCCTCGTCCTCGTCGTTGAGGATCGACAGGGCTTCAGTCCCGCTGAAATGATCCTTCTCGCGTGCGCTACGGCCTTCGAGCTTGATCGCTAGACGCAGACCATTCATGGAGTCGGCGTTGCGCAGGGCGTCTTCGTAAGAGATCTTCCCGGCCTCATACAGATCGAACAGCGCCATGTCGAAGGTCTGCATCCCGAGTTCGCGCGATTTCTTCATAACCGCCTTGATGCCGCCGACGTCGCCCTTGAAGATCAGATCCTGGATCAGAGGTGAGTTGAGCATGATCTCGACGGCGGCGATACGCCCACCATCGGTGCAGGGCAGCAGACGCTGCGAGATGATCGCCTTCAGGTTGAGCGAGAGATCCATCAGCAGCTGAGCGCGGCGCTCCTCGGGGAAAAGGTTGATGATGCGGTCGAGTGCCTGGTTGGCGCTGTTGGCGTGCA
It encodes:
- a CDS encoding DUF1156 domain-containing protein, whose protein sequence is MTPKKKLIEVALPLEAINQAAAREKSIRHGHPSTLHLWWARRPLAAARAVIFAQMVDDPSSLPDLFPTEREQQKERQRLFRIIEDLVQWENTTNEQVIERARAEIWQSWRRACAEHADHPRAKELFDRHKLPAFHDPFAGGGALPLEAQRLGLEAYASDLNPVAVLINKAMIEIPPKFAGRPPVNPESRTQDLGPRTEDLGYSRGRDGAALSRTDGLAKGDGPCERSLSPGPEFAEGRDLRNALADHAGGHVGPGEHRGRMDSGDREGSGALLGDRPRLPGGDRDASDALRGTWLVSSGQDADPQRVDERDGEDSEHSSQEDARPPLSPKSSLSPKSYTLFAREWKGAQGLAEDVRHYGQWMRDEAERRIGHLYPKIEVTPEMAADRPDLKPLVGQQLTVIAWLWARTVRSPNPAFAHVEVPLASTFMLSTKAGKEAYVEPVIEGGGYRFTVKVGKPKDAEAAKNGTKLARGANFRCLMSGTPIAGDYIKAEGRAGRMGARLMAIVAEGERGRVYLAPTPEHEAAARQAKPEWRPEGDVPARLTGGTCVPYGLRTWSDLFTPRQLVALTTFSDLVGEAMARVQRDAIAAGLPDDGQPLRDGGTGATAYAEAVGVYLGIALSRLTDICNALCRWEVTKTQVRNLFGRQAIPMLWDFAENNVFGEAAGDYMVSLGNMVKALEQVPAHDHGSARQGNAQTQTVSVGKVVSTDPPYYDNIGYADLSDFFYVWLRRSLRPVFPDLFATLAVPKAEELVATPYRHGSKEKAEAFFLDGMTQAMHRLAEQTHPAFPVTIYYAFKQQEVREEKREKSNALDPESHSSLLSPHASTGWETFLDAVIRSGFAISGTWPMRTELGNRMIGSGTNALASSIVLVCRPRPVNAPTATRREFVQALKAELPPALAELQKANIAPVDLAQAAIGPGMAVYTRYAKVLDAEGRPLSVREALALINATLDEALASQEGDFDADSRWALAWFEQHGFAEGEFGVAETLSKAKNTSVAGMVEAGIVASASGKVRLLRPAELPAAWNPNTDTRLTVWEMVHHLIRVLEAGGEAAAASLVAKLGAKAEVARELAYRLYTLSERKKRAAEALSYNALVQSWPEIVRLAREAPRAAAGTDDLFA
- a CDS encoding helicase-related protein — translated: MMKLERLQPHTIVRGIVPDALVTVVSVQWFGSEALELTYKTADGRVANQLVYRDSEPSLELVEQGRPWSFDGDGALFRLVSEAQRIRLAHLFDPVLAVHTSIVEPLPHQITAVYEAMLPRQPLRFLLADDPGAGKTIMAGLLIKELVARGDLQRCLIVCPGSLAEQWQDELYRRFHLPFEILTNDKLEAARTGNWFMETNLVIARLDKLARDEDVQRKLQAPECRWDLVVCDEAHKMSAAYFGGEIKYTKRYRLGQLLGGLTRHLLLMTATPHNGKEADFQLFMALLDGDRFEGKYRDGVHSADVSDLMRRMVKEDLRKSDGTPLFPPRLAYTVPYRLSPQEAALYTAVTEYVRNEFNRAEALENDKRAGTVGFALTILQRRLASSSEAIYQSLRRRRERLESRLGELEILQRAGQASPTLPAVAELSAEDIDDLEDAPDNEVEAFEKEILDQATAARTIPELRIEIDMLRTLEAQALAVRRSGSDTKWTELASLLGEIFTPAALASGLRAEEPAAPYGSDPIPPPKPSPHQKLVIFTEHRDTLHYLQDRISRFLGREEAVVVIHGGTGREERLKAQESFQHDPQVKVLLATDAAGEGINLQRAHLMVNYDLPWNPNRLEQRFGRIHRIGQTEICYLWNLVAEDTREGDVYRRLLEKLDEARRALGGRVFDVLGKLQFEGRPLRELMIEAIRHGERPEVKAYLTTVLDTALDKTHLQSLLDERQLVHDSMDASRVQRIREDMERAEARRLQPHYIESFFLEAFKQLGGSSKQREPRRYEITHVPALVRNRDRLIGAGDPVLARYERIVFEKDLIAPPGQPLAAFVCPGHPLLDAVLDLTLERQRDLMKRGTVLVDERDSGTSPRVLFFLEHAIQDASLTAAGERRTISRRMLYVEMDADGRMRRLNYAPYLDYRPLAASEPDAATLLARPEMAWITRELEARAQSHAIASVVPEHVREVRERRLAWIEKTRTAVKDRLTKEIAYWDHRAEALRLQEQAGKAGARLNSQEARRRADELQSRLERRLAELDREAQVSALPPVVVGGVVVVPMGLLAKAAGRAAPARAVPTDTQAAAARARAIVMDVERRLGFEPVDREFDKLGYDIESRVPGTGRLRFIEVKGRVSGAPTITVTRNEILYSLNKPEDFILAIVEFLDDKNHKVHYVRQPFNREPDFGVTSVNYDFAELLARAEAPR
- a CDS encoding VanZ family protein, with translation MSCESPKPLYRLALVVCLLAVLYLALAPVRPVTGLGDDKANHLLAFLVLAWLADGGWPGRARAWMRWGWLLGYALLIEALQSGLTYRDASWLDLLADGLGLGLYSGFRWLLTQ
- a CDS encoding PilT/PilU family type 4a pilus ATPase; translation: MDIKPYLELMIKHKASDLFFAPGTQVKIKIEGVIRSVGETVLTADACHQAIEGIMTPEQIEELRRERELDFAIALEGRARFRVNAYFQRGHPAMVLRYIRSEVPTLEELKAPPILSELIMHKRGIILMVGATGSGKSTTLAAMIDHRNRHSTGHIVTIEDPIEFTHRHRQCIVSQREIGIDTKGYANALKSVLREAPDVVLIGEIRTRETMEAAIELAGTGHLAISTLHANNAYQALERIINLFPQEMHKTLFMDLSVYMRAILSQRLVRTKDGSRCAAIEILVNTPHIADLIRDGRVESINEAMQESTAGGMCTFDDALLALYNAGTITLEEALANADSAPNLEAKIHFG